From Lucilia cuprina isolate Lc7/37 chromosome 4, ASM2204524v1, whole genome shotgun sequence:
tgttctctcCACAAGTTTATCTTGATACAGATATGTGaatttgttgcattttaaatcacttttctaaagaattgaGCTATGCTAAATTCGAACAACAAAccaataaatttatgaattctAGATTCAAACTACGGTTATGGAAATACATAAGTCGAAATGCTTTACTTGAACATCTGTCTTGACGGCCAGAGTCTACACTGAACATAGCcgaacaaggaaggaaaattcaatggtattacTTGTAAAAGTTGACGTGCATTCATGGCCATAAAAGCCAGCACACATCTAATACATCCGACACATTTACTCAAGGTATACGGATGGGGGCAACCCCCACTTGACACCTACTTATTTCCAAAGCATCGACCCACAGTCCCACTGTAGGGTATCTATCGCCCCGCAACAGCACTGAACTTATCCAGAATTATAGGCTTTACTGGGACAAGGCAAAGTCCGAAACTCTACCTTATGGGTTAACGGTATGTGATTATCTGGTTCGATCCACTCTCAAATCATTTAAAGGAAAAACAGAGGATTCATTGATCATTACCATATTATATTTCATGCTGACTAGAGTTATCAGTAGCATTCCATTTACCTGGAACTGCAATGACGCCAATATgggatatttgaaaatttctacttaaaattatttttttaacaattagcTTTTGATATACTATTATCCAAGTCCAACAAAAACTATGTATGGAGTCGAATCCGAAATTCATAATTTATTGTTTCATAATTGTTCtaacaatttcaatgaaaataagATATTGTTGCGGTAAAAACCAAGACACATTTCcagatatatttatattataaagattATCTTGACCTTTGAAACCTAAGGACTACAGAGATATTAATGGGACAAACTAATAGGAtatatagtacatacatacgtatacatacataaagaCAATAGTCGATTTTAAGATCAtgaaactatatacatatatttacaaaattgcataaaaacgAACATCTAAAAAATACCGAGTCCACGGATTAAGTTTCatctattaaatatatgtatttgtattttaaatgaaagtcAAACATAAATTATAGAGAAATAGCAGCTATTCCGAACTCTCTCAAATCACCGTcaaatagaaacttttgttcCCTATGGAAGCCAATAACTTTTTACATACTTATTGATTTTTCATACTTTCTACATAAACTGATAAATCAAattgcatttaataaataaataaaaaatcgacACTCACCTTCACATATATAACCCTGTCCAATTAAACCGAACCACAATATATCGGAGCAATGATGACAATACGTAGGCTTATGGAAATTCTTCTTCACGAATGTGTGACCACCATCCGCCATTTTGTGTACCAGCAGGTCCATCAAAAAATCGTATATTGGATCGTTGTTGTCaaaataaaaacgtttaaaatcacaattatgttgttgttgctgctgttgttgataaAACGACAACTGCTGTTGGTTGAGttgacgttgttgttgttgctgctgaaaTTGTACTGTTGAGAGTAGTAGTGAGACAACAAttgttattaacaaatataaaaatatttgtttagaattttgaGACAACGATCCAATATGACAAATGGAAAGATTAGTTTGCTGTTGCAGTTTttcctgttgttgttgctgatggtggtattgttgttgtagtttaagTTGTAGATCTTGTGGGTTTTTAAGATGTTTTCTAATAATATCGgccgtttttaatttttcgaagATATAATCCgttttaatattgaattattCTTAATCAGTTGCTTGGTATTGACAATACAGAGAGTAGTGAGTGAAAGGATGTTAACAGGaaatgatttgttttctttctttaattggttgttgttgcagtttgttttttttttttttttggtaacaaggaacaaatttactaaatttttaacaaatgttgtttaagttgctgctgttgtaattgtttttgttgatgttgtacttgttgttgtagttgctgtttctgttgtttttgttgttgtatatcaAAGGTGGGATTAGTtaatttaatttgctttaaaatagtaATTAAATTACAGGATAAAACCCAACGACGACGACGTTTATGTGGTTTTAATTGTTGCggttttttcaagattttttgaagacaaactttttgtgaattttgttgttgttgttgtttaagctcataaatattattaatatttatataattttcttttctttcttctaGTTGCAATTCAacttctttaattttcttaatattaaatgGCCTTAAATGTCGTCGTAGTTCCGGTGTTACAGATAATTGATAAATTAACGAACATGTCATCAATGACggcatttttcatttttatattttcaacttaaacttTATCCAGACATTGAAGCTCTGGAAGAATTTCATTTCATGAAGATTTATTTCTTTAACCttttcttattttcaatacGTTCTTtcaaaagtcgaattttatcttATTCTTTTGGAGATTTAAgttatatgcattttatttttgttgtaattttaatttctattttatttatatgaaatttgttatatgttttatgttaattctgtattaaaaagaaaaaacaaaatttttgttaacatttcaaaatcgagtggcaaaaaaatatgatttaaattcttttgattGAAATTATTTGAATGAAAATATGTACTTCTTATACTCTTCACCATTTTAGTGAAGAGTGTAtagcccgactatacattcatatttgtatttttattttaaaagctcgaaaattttctatttaataaagattcttaaaaattattttctttttataaaacattttcgacaaattattttatttaaagaaacattttagatcaaatttattaattcaaaaaaaaaaaattcgattatattttttatttaaaaaaaaatcctgtttaaagaaaatttttaataaattgtctaaaaatatttttataaaatcttttttaaaaaatttgcaaaaataaaattaatacgaAATTATCAAgtattttaatttgcaaaaactgtatattaaatttgtatacatTTAACAATTTATCAGACTTTCTTCTCCTTCTAcaacttcttttaaaaaaagcaaatactcaacatcttttttctaaaacattttatctttttatagatttttttcttctttattttcttctttctcaaaataacaaataaatctattaaatacGCCGCACCCCcaaacaaaagagaaaaaaaattattgaaaaaaagtttatacacacactttgtttaaaacaaacatgtgcaagaaaaagaaataatattaaaaaaccacacacacaaacaaccATAAGTTGTTCatctttttttttccaaaataaatacgaggagtttttttattaaaagaatggAAAATTATAGCGCTATAataattaaacatacatacatattgttgttgttactttttaaacaaaaaaaaaataaaataaaaacgctAAACAATTAAAAGTGTAAAGTACTAAACTCTAAACAAATAAGTActtgaaaaaagtacaaaagttattttttgatacaaaacattaaacaaaaaagaaattgtatattttttcactaGAATTTTTTCCTAATATACACATAAATACTTATATTGCTGCTGCAATTGAGTTAAAgaaaactcacacacacacacacaccaaaaaaaaagaaaagtgagagtgtttttttcataaaagggaaaatttattccgaaaatatgtatattctcTCATTAGAACTTTATCTACTAGGTACTTATGTATATGAATGAGagtgtaacaacaacaacaataataataataaaaatgagagaaacttataaaaattaaaaaagttctaagtaaagaaaataccactaaataagaaaatatcccttttttaacatataaaagaaattcctacatatttttattcctttaaaaaatgtttgaaaaaaaaaactggaaagtcaagttatttttttactctGTATATGTGTAACT
This genomic window contains:
- the LOC124419724 gene encoding putative uncharacterized protein DDB_G0271606, with the protein product MPSLMTCSLIYQLSVTPELRRHLRPFNIKKIKEVELQLEERKENYININNIYELKQQQQQNSQKVCLQKILKKPQQLKPHKRRRRWVLSCNLITILKQIKLTNPTFDIQQQKQQKQQLQQQVQHQQKQLQQQQLKQHLLKI